The proteins below come from a single Manduca sexta isolate Smith_Timp_Sample1 chromosome 3, JHU_Msex_v1.0, whole genome shotgun sequence genomic window:
- the LOC119189361 gene encoding procathepsin L-like isoform X1, protein MYLIIIFIKMSFITCFNITETTNNIKDILVKYKNKRFSRCTNKLEGFVGKTLNFLDRTERYNDFLKYLNVSECSVRNDLAYVRRHILNGLIINEDLPESHWHEYKTIHKKVYHTPHYEMAALSKWRDNVIRVAQHNRDYLAGKLSYSLHLNHFADMHPSEYFRKILKLVKTVPLYDPTEDRRKSAYRRSLKCKAPKKVDWRSKGFRPRREEQWHCGACYAFAVTHAMQAQLYKIHGNVGELSPQQIVDCSFKDGNMGCDGGSLRGALRYAAREGLIMEKQYPYVGKRGSCKYRRDLVRVRPKRWATIPSGDERAMERVLAAVGPLAVGINASPYTFQLYRNGIYDDPLCTPWQLNHAMLLVGYTPEYWILLNWWGKKWGEDGYMRIRRGFNICGVANMATYVQL, encoded by the exons atgtatttaataattattttcattaaaatgtcTTTCATTACATGTTTTAACATTACTGAAACTACGAATAATATCAAAgatatattagttaaatataaaaataagagatTTTCGCGATGTACGAATAAACTGGAAGGATTTGTTGGAAAAACATTGAATTTCCTCGACAGAACGGAGAGgtacaatgattttttaaaatatttgaatgtgaGTGAGTGTTCTGTGAGAAACGATCTTGCTTATGTGAGACGACATATTTTAAATGGTTTGATTATAAATGAAGATCTGCCAGAATCACATTGGCACGAATATAAG ACAATTCACAAAAAAGTGTACCACACCCCTCACTACGAGATGGCAGCACTGTCGAAATGGCGGGATAATGTAATACGAGTCGCACAACACAACAGAGATTATTTAGCAGGGAAACTATCTTATTCTCTACATTTAAACCACTTTGCTGACATG CACCCATCAGAATACTTTAGAAAGATCCTGAAACTGGTTAAGACTGTTCCCTTGTACGACCCAACTGAAGACCGGAGGAAGTCAGCGTACAGGAGAAGTCTTAAGTGCAAAGCTCCTAAAAAG GTAGATTGGCGCAGCAAGGGCTTCAGGCCCAGAAGAGAAGAGCAGTGGCATTGTGGCGCTTGCTACGCGTTCGCCGTCACCCACGCCATGCAGGCCCAGCTGTACAAGATCCATGGAAACGTTGGGGAACTCAG TCCCCAGCAGATAGTAGACTGCAGCTTCAAAGATGGTAATATGGGGTGTGACGGAGGGTCTCTGAGAGGGGCACTCCGATACGCGGCCAGAGAAGGACTCATCATGGAAAAACAGTATCCTTATGTAGGAAAG AGAGGCTCTTGCAAGTACAGACGTGACTTAGTCCGCGTTCGACCAAAGAGGTGGGCTACGATTCCATCAGGCGATGAAAGAGCTATGGAGAGAGTTCTGGCTGCTGTTGGACCTCTCGCTGTTGGGATCAATGCTTCTCCTTACACTTTCCAACTGTACAG AAATGGCATTTACGACGACCCTCTCTGCACACCCTGGCAACTGAACCATGCCATGCTGCTCGTTGGGTACACTCCTGAATACTGGATATTGCTGAACTGGTGGGGGAAGAAGTGGGGAGAAGATGGGTATATGAG gATCCGTCGGGGGTTTAACATTTGCGGAGTCGCAAACATGGCGACGTACGTGCAACTATGA
- the LOC119189361 gene encoding procathepsin L-like isoform X2, protein MKVFRPTIHKKVYHTPHYEMAALSKWRDNVIRVAQHNRDYLAGKLSYSLHLNHFADMHPSEYFRKILKLVKTVPLYDPTEDRRKSAYRRSLKCKAPKKVDWRSKGFRPRREEQWHCGACYAFAVTHAMQAQLYKIHGNVGELSPQQIVDCSFKDGNMGCDGGSLRGALRYAAREGLIMEKQYPYVGKRGSCKYRRDLVRVRPKRWATIPSGDERAMERVLAAVGPLAVGINASPYTFQLYRNGIYDDPLCTPWQLNHAMLLVGYTPEYWILLNWWGKKWGEDGYMRIRRGFNICGVANMATYVQL, encoded by the exons ACAATTCACAAAAAAGTGTACCACACCCCTCACTACGAGATGGCAGCACTGTCGAAATGGCGGGATAATGTAATACGAGTCGCACAACACAACAGAGATTATTTAGCAGGGAAACTATCTTATTCTCTACATTTAAACCACTTTGCTGACATG CACCCATCAGAATACTTTAGAAAGATCCTGAAACTGGTTAAGACTGTTCCCTTGTACGACCCAACTGAAGACCGGAGGAAGTCAGCGTACAGGAGAAGTCTTAAGTGCAAAGCTCCTAAAAAG GTAGATTGGCGCAGCAAGGGCTTCAGGCCCAGAAGAGAAGAGCAGTGGCATTGTGGCGCTTGCTACGCGTTCGCCGTCACCCACGCCATGCAGGCCCAGCTGTACAAGATCCATGGAAACGTTGGGGAACTCAG TCCCCAGCAGATAGTAGACTGCAGCTTCAAAGATGGTAATATGGGGTGTGACGGAGGGTCTCTGAGAGGGGCACTCCGATACGCGGCCAGAGAAGGACTCATCATGGAAAAACAGTATCCTTATGTAGGAAAG AGAGGCTCTTGCAAGTACAGACGTGACTTAGTCCGCGTTCGACCAAAGAGGTGGGCTACGATTCCATCAGGCGATGAAAGAGCTATGGAGAGAGTTCTGGCTGCTGTTGGACCTCTCGCTGTTGGGATCAATGCTTCTCCTTACACTTTCCAACTGTACAG AAATGGCATTTACGACGACCCTCTCTGCACACCCTGGCAACTGAACCATGCCATGCTGCTCGTTGGGTACACTCCTGAATACTGGATATTGCTGAACTGGTGGGGGAAGAAGTGGGGAGAAGATGGGTATATGAG gATCCGTCGGGGGTTTAACATTTGCGGAGTCGCAAACATGGCGACGTACGTGCAACTATGA
- the LOC119189361 gene encoding procathepsin L-like isoform X3, with translation MAALSKWRDNVIRVAQHNRDYLAGKLSYSLHLNHFADMHPSEYFRKILKLVKTVPLYDPTEDRRKSAYRRSLKCKAPKKVDWRSKGFRPRREEQWHCGACYAFAVTHAMQAQLYKIHGNVGELSPQQIVDCSFKDGNMGCDGGSLRGALRYAAREGLIMEKQYPYVGKRGSCKYRRDLVRVRPKRWATIPSGDERAMERVLAAVGPLAVGINASPYTFQLYRNGIYDDPLCTPWQLNHAMLLVGYTPEYWILLNWWGKKWGEDGYMRIRRGFNICGVANMATYVQL, from the exons ATGGCAGCACTGTCGAAATGGCGGGATAATGTAATACGAGTCGCACAACACAACAGAGATTATTTAGCAGGGAAACTATCTTATTCTCTACATTTAAACCACTTTGCTGACATG CACCCATCAGAATACTTTAGAAAGATCCTGAAACTGGTTAAGACTGTTCCCTTGTACGACCCAACTGAAGACCGGAGGAAGTCAGCGTACAGGAGAAGTCTTAAGTGCAAAGCTCCTAAAAAG GTAGATTGGCGCAGCAAGGGCTTCAGGCCCAGAAGAGAAGAGCAGTGGCATTGTGGCGCTTGCTACGCGTTCGCCGTCACCCACGCCATGCAGGCCCAGCTGTACAAGATCCATGGAAACGTTGGGGAACTCAG TCCCCAGCAGATAGTAGACTGCAGCTTCAAAGATGGTAATATGGGGTGTGACGGAGGGTCTCTGAGAGGGGCACTCCGATACGCGGCCAGAGAAGGACTCATCATGGAAAAACAGTATCCTTATGTAGGAAAG AGAGGCTCTTGCAAGTACAGACGTGACTTAGTCCGCGTTCGACCAAAGAGGTGGGCTACGATTCCATCAGGCGATGAAAGAGCTATGGAGAGAGTTCTGGCTGCTGTTGGACCTCTCGCTGTTGGGATCAATGCTTCTCCTTACACTTTCCAACTGTACAG AAATGGCATTTACGACGACCCTCTCTGCACACCCTGGCAACTGAACCATGCCATGCTGCTCGTTGGGTACACTCCTGAATACTGGATATTGCTGAACTGGTGGGGGAAGAAGTGGGGAGAAGATGGGTATATGAG gATCCGTCGGGGGTTTAACATTTGCGGAGTCGCAAACATGGCGACGTACGTGCAACTATGA